A window of Fibrobacter sp. UWB15 genomic DNA:
GTTCACCAGCGGAGTCCCCGTCGTCGTATCCACCAAGCCAAGCTTCTTGAGGAAGTCGCCCGAAATGCCGGACTTGTTCTTCATGCGCAACACGAAGTTAGAAGAACTAGCGTCCGAAATACCGATGGAGTACACATTACGCAGCATCAACTTGTCGATGTCCGTGAGTTCCGAAAGGGTCGCATCCCACTGGATAAGCGTAATGGTATCGCCATCTTTCACCGAAGACTTTCCGCCGCGATCTTCAGACCAGCTGGCAGCAAGCAAGGTATTGCGGCTTACGCCATTCACCTTCACCACGCCCATCTTTTGGTCGTAGCTAAAGTCGGTACCTGGAATTTCAGTCAAGCGTTCCACCAGCTTGGTAACGGGTTTTCCGCTAGGCGTCACGTACTTGACATACACATTGTCAATCACGCCGGTCTTGGCATTGGTCGCGCCGCGCTTGTAAAGTTTCAAACTCGTTGCGTTATAAGTCGAAGCCTTTCTGCCCGAATTCGTCACTTCGCGCACATACTTGTCCCTGGCATCGTAATTCAAGAAGTAATAGCGGTAAGAGACAAACTGCTTATCCAGAATCTGGAATTCCGAAACCGTTTCACTCGCCTTAAGGCTGTATTCTTCCTGGTCGCCACCGTCCTGCGAAGCAATGGTCGTGAGCCTCCAGTCGCCCAACTTCCAGTCGGCCTTGATACCGAACAGCCCCTGGTGGTTCTCGGAATAACCCGTAAGTTCCGTACCCGTCAAAGCGAGGTTCGTGGTACCGGCTTCTACGCGCTGCAGAATGTAATCTTCGAATTCGTCCTTGTAAGATTCTTCGTAAACCACGCGTACCTGATTGCGGGCGCCGAGGCCTTCTTCCACGTTGTTGATTTCAACCGTGATATAAGGACCGATTTTACCCTTCACCATGAAGTTCGGCGTGTAATTCAGAGTCGGGCTCGGCCACAGGCTCGTGTTGGTACTACCTTCGGCATCGTCCTTTTCGCCGTAGCCCTTCAAGCGGATATCCATGGTACCCTGGAGCATCAGCTTCGGCTTGTCGAGGCCAAAGTCGCGCATCCACGCAGGCATCGTCACCGGAATCGTAATGTCGAACACCGAACCCACTTCAGGGGTCTCGTAACCGTCGTTCGCCTTACCGACCAAATCGTTCAGCCACAGGCTCTTCTGGCCAATACTGTACATGTCCGACACGTAATCCGCAAGTTCAGGGTAATGCGCCGTCCACAAAGTGGTGGTATCGCGCGAAACGGAGTTCACACGCTTTTCGCTCACGTCCATTTCACGGGTCGACACATCGATATCGTGACTAAAGATCTGCCCCTTGCTGGTACTCATCAAACGCGGCGAAGCACCAATGCCACCAAACGGCAACAAGCCGTTCAAAGGCGTTACAGAAGGTGGAAGCGAAATGTACTGGTAAGTCGGCTGCCATTCGGTCTCTGCCGGATCAGGAGCAGATTCAGCATCGCTAGCAGACACAACCGAAACAGAGTCGCTCTGGGACCAGGCGATTCCTACGGCAAGGGCGACAGTCGCCACCGGCCACAAGCGTTTTATACCTTCAAAAAACACAATATTCTTCTATACAGGTGCCCCATAAAATACTGAATTCGCATACCGCAAAACCACCTACAATATGGGATTTTCCCGCAATTTGTGCGAAATTAGCAATTTTTCGGTAATTTGTACGGCTTTTATGCCGTCATAACATGAAAATTCCCCTTTCTACTTAAGAAAGATGCCCTCGACAAAACTGCCGAGAGCACCTCAACATCAGAATGACTTTGCGCTAAGCGTTAGTCAACACGCACAAAGCAATAGGCCAAATAAAGAGGAGCCGTCGAATAATCATTTCTATAGTTAATAATTCGTACATTTGCGGTTCCAGTCTCCTTTGCAACAAAATCAATAACTTCAAAGTTATTCATCAAGCTTTGAGACTGAAGACCTCTGTACCCCAAACCGGCTCCATAGACAGCCAAATCAAAATCATGAGGCATAACATGATCATAGAACAATGGTGCAGGAGGAACCATCCAAGCAATAACAGCCCTATAGCGTTTTCCTTTCTGAACATTTTCAGTTACAGTATAATAAGCATCATTGCCATTATTGTTTGTTCCGAAGATTTCATATTGCGTTATGCCCGGCCAAGACAAAATATGGCTTCGAGACTCTGTAAATAATTTATACGAAGGAATATGAGCAGTAAATCTTGCATCGTCGTAATCAATATCATCTGCATTCACGACTTCAAGACCTTCAGCAGCAATAAACTGAGCCTTCACAAGTTCCGGATTCCATTTAAATTCAGAACGCTGAGACATCAACACCGCAGCCATACCTGCTGAAAACGGTGTTGCAGCACTCGTTCCATCGAAATACTGTGGGCTACCACTATTTCGAAGCCAGAAATTGGTAAAATTAACAACTTCCGGTTTCGCAGTACCATCACCATGACCATTCATATCGGGATTCTTATATAGCGAATAATCCGTGAGTACGTAGCCATATTTTGATCCATAATGTTGCTTATCAAGCCGAGCGGCACCAACAGTAATCGAATTTATCCCTCGACCCATAGCTGTTACCCAATAATCAGCATATGAAGCTTTTTTATTTCCAGCAGCAACGAATTCAGACACTCGAAAGCTATAAACATACTGGTCTAAAAGCGCATCATCAATCGTATACGCGTTATCCCCCGTATAATAGCCCCAAGAATGAGAACCAACCATAATTTGAGGGCTATACGAAGCAGGATTTTCTACCATATATGCATTATTGCCACTAGCGTCTTCCCAATCAATGCTATACAATTTTGCATTAGGAGCAGTAGAATGAAGAACATGAGCTACACCTGTCGCATGGCTTTGCACACCATAATAGCAATTTAGACTCTGGTAGGAAGAGCCCAAGTATGTTGCATTAGCGCAACCTTCATCCGAGAAGTACACGCCAACATTCTGTCCATTATAACCACCATTATGACCATAAGTTTTCAAGCCATTGGCATTCCACATTTCATCCGGAGTATACCACGGTGCACCATTATAATTCGTTACAGAAAAAGTTTCCTTTTGAGGAACGGACGTAATAATGACATCATCAGAAGAATTAAATTCTCGTTCTATTTCTTCCGCCGTAAGGTTCTTTACAACCGGCAAGGAAAAACTCTTCACCTTTTTGTCACGATTTTTCTTCCACTTGTTGACGTTCGCTTCATATTCAGAAGCGCTCATTTCTTTCCCATTAAAGGAATAAACATTTTTTTTCAGTTTTTCATCATAACGCACTTCACCGCGGAAGCCTTTCACGTCTAAAATATCGCGATTCAACCGGCCAACACGCACGCGCATTCTTTCAGACGCAGCGTCATTCACCATATAAACCACAGAATCCTTAACACTAGCACTCTTGCTAGCACCCTTACGACCCAAAAGGTCAGATTTAACAACCTGCTTACGAACCACCTTTTTGGACTTGTGGTCATTCACAAACTTGCGAACTTTCGGATCCATACGATCAGCAGGTTGTCCTATCGACAGCAATTCTTCCTTTGACAAGGCGCTGTACTTTTCAAGCAATTGAGCTTGCGATGCAATACTGCATGCCATTACAGCAGCAGAAATAATTTTTGTAGACTTCATTGTCTCTCCATATTTGTTATTCATTGTTCGTTAATTTATTGATAATATTTTTAGTTTATTATCAATAAAGCAAACAAAAAATAAAAACAACAGACTCATTTTTTAAACAATATTTTTATGTAAGAAAAATATCACCTTGCTAGTAATTCATTTATACACAATATTACACACAATGTAATATATTGTAATTTTCACACAAACAGTCTAAACATCTCAATCACACTCAAAAAAAGCCCTGCAACAATCGCAGAGCTAAAAAAATATAATCGTAGCTTTATTTTACGGAGAGGAGAAACTAGCGCTCATCGAAGACGACGGTTCAATTTTTGGATACGGAGTGGACCAGCGTTCTTCAGCAAAGGAGAGAATCTCCTGAGCAACAGAGTCAACGAAAGCTTTATCTACAGTATCAATTTCTAGGGGATACATGCAAGACAACCAGAGTTGCTGACCTACACAAACTTCTCCTTTTTTGTCATTAGCAAATTCGCCTTTGCGGTTGGAACATTCATTTTTAAACAGTTCAAAATCACTTTCGCACGCACTGTCCGCATGACTATATTCATTGCACCACAACCAATTTGCATACTTATTTGATTCTTTAGACACCGTTCTGTACGTAACCATGTAATGACCATTGTAATCGTTATTAAGTAGTTGAACGCCCAATTCGCCATAATATGCAGTTATTATCCTATAGAAAGACGGTTCTTCAAATAAAATCGTTTTTTCGCCATTAAAACGATATGCAGTGCTAGATGCAGACCGAAGCGGAAATTCGTCATCGTAATCTTCTTGCGAAACTATTGTAGACTCATTTGAATCTACAGGACCAACCTCATGTGATTCAGAAGATTCGCTTAAAATACTAGAAGACGAAACTTTCACAACTGTTTTGTCCTCACTAGATGAAGATTTTTGAAAGTCTACCGCATCATCTATTTTAGACACATTACCAGAAAAACTAGATTTTGATTATTAGTTGTAGCGTTGGTAGACGAATCCGACGAACACGCCACCAGAATTAAAGGAATACACAGAAATGAAGCAATGTTTTTATTCATATTTTCCCCTTATATCTATCAATATACATTCATTGCTTTTTTTCTGCAGGAAAAAAAATGTCCACCATTGAGAACCTTCAATGGCGGACGTTTCTCTAGATATAGAATCTATTACAGCGGAATGTTCGCGTGCTTCTTCCAGTGACGCTTCTGTTCCTTGGTCTTCAAGGCATCGAAAGCGGCAATCAGGCGCTTACGAACATCGGCCGGGTGAATCACTTCGTCGACCACGCCCATGGAGGCGGCAACGTAGGGGTTCATCAGTTCTTCTTCGTACTTGGCGATGCACTGGGCGCGAGCAGCAGCCGGATCCGGAGCCGCAGCAATTTCCTTCTTGTTGATGATTTCCACGGCACCTTCGGCACCCATCACGGCCACCTGGGCAATCGGAAGGGCGAACACGTAGTCGGCACCCACGTCCTTGCTGTTCATGGCGATGTAGGCGCCACCGAAAGCCTTACGCAGAATGAGCGTCACCTTCGGCACGGTCGCTTCGGCAAAGGCGTAAAGGAGCTTTGCACCGTGGCGGATAATGCCCGAGTATTCCTGCTTGGAACCCGGCATGTAACCCGGAACGTCGGCGAGGGCCAAGAGCGGAATGTTGAACGCGTCGCAGAAGCGCACAAAGCGGCCAGCCTTGTCGGAACCGTCTACGTCCAAGGAACCAGCGAGCACCTTCGGCTGGTTAGCCACGATACCGATGGCTTCACCGTTCAAGCGGGCAAAGCCGATTACCACGTTCTTGCCCCAGTCGCTCTGCACTTCAAAGAAGCTGTCTGCATCGGCAAAGGCGGCAATCACGGACTTCACGTCGTAGGCCTGCTTGTAGTTATCCGGAACGATGTCCTGGATAGAGGCGCTGTTGTCGAAGGAAGCGGCCACTTCGTTCGATTCGGACTTGGAGAACAGCTTCTTGAAGAAGCCTTCGTCGTTCTTGGCGGCTTCGGCAATCTTGCAGTTGCATTCGGCAGATTCCTTGCGGTTGCTCTGCGGCAAGTAGCTGAGGAGCTTGCGGACACCTTCAAGGCACTTCTTGTCGTCTTCGTACATGAAGTGAGCCACACCGGACTTGGAGGTATGCACCGGAGCGCCACCGAGGTCAGCAGCGGTAATGTTTTCACCCATCACCTGCTTCACGACA
This region includes:
- a CDS encoding S8 family serine peptidase codes for the protein MKSTKIISAAVMACSIASQAQLLEKYSALSKEELLSIGQPADRMDPKVRKFVNDHKSKKVVRKQVVKSDLLGRKGASKSASVKDSVVYMVNDAASERMRVRVGRLNRDILDVKGFRGEVRYDEKLKKNVYSFNGKEMSASEYEANVNKWKKNRDKKVKSFSLPVVKNLTAEEIEREFNSSDDVIITSVPQKETFSVTNYNGAPWYTPDEMWNANGLKTYGHNGGYNGQNVGVYFSDEGCANATYLGSSYQSLNCYYGVQSHATGVAHVLHSTAPNAKLYSIDWEDASGNNAYMVENPASYSPQIMVGSHSWGYYTGDNAYTIDDALLDQYVYSFRVSEFVAAGNKKASYADYWVTAMGRGINSITVGAARLDKQHYGSKYGYVLTDYSLYKNPDMNGHGDGTAKPEVVNFTNFWLRNSGSPQYFDGTSAATPFSAGMAAVLMSQRSEFKWNPELVKAQFIAAEGLEVVNADDIDYDDARFTAHIPSYKLFTESRSHILSWPGITQYEIFGTNNNGNDAYYTVTENVQKGKRYRAVIAWMVPPAPLFYDHVMPHDFDLAVYGAGLGYRGLQSQSLMNNFEVIDFVAKETGTANVRIINYRNDYSTAPLYLAYCFVRVD
- a CDS encoding acyl-CoA carboxylase subunit beta, which produces MWNEKYIAKLDSYLAQAQAAGGAARVDKQHQSGKCTARERMEMLFDEGTFVEVGALRKSSNRVLKESKVVLGDGVVTGYGKVNGRLVFASSQDFTVGGGSLGQCHAEKICRVMDMAVEAGAPFVAMNDSGGARIDEGVFSLAGYSAIMARNVWASGVIPQIAVIMGPCAGGACYSPALSDFIFMTQNTSQMFLTGPAVVKQVMGENITAADLGGAPVHTSKSGVAHFMYEDDKKCLEGVRKLLSYLPQSNRKESAECNCKIAEAAKNDEGFFKKLFSKSESNEVAASFDNSASIQDIVPDNYKQAYDVKSVIAAFADADSFFEVQSDWGKNVVIGFARLNGEAIGIVANQPKVLAGSLDVDGSDKAGRFVRFCDAFNIPLLALADVPGYMPGSKQEYSGIIRHGAKLLYAFAEATVPKVTLILRKAFGGAYIAMNSKDVGADYVFALPIAQVAVMGAEGAVEIINKKEIAAAPDPAAARAQCIAKYEEELMNPYVAASMGVVDEVIHPADVRKRLIAAFDALKTKEQKRHWKKHANIPL